A single window of Microbacterium oryzae DNA harbors:
- the ligA gene encoding NAD-dependent DNA ligase LigA, whose product MTDADIELPDLTLDEARAEAATLTEQILRARDAYYGDDAALVDDATYDGWLHRLEAIERRHPELQGQDSPTQTVGAADASMLAPVEHAERMLSLDNVFSLDELSEWCAKTEASAGRSVRWLTELKIDGLAIALRYENGVLVTAATRGDGRVGEDVTVNALRVAGIPERLTGTGHPPLVEVRGEVFIPVAAFEELNALQARLRDRVLSEATGRGMDEERAQRSADRRFPAFANPRNAASGGLRQQLDKKSGMELEAGQARLDSLRLYVHGIGAWPDPPVASQSEVYELLAEWGLPTSPYLRTSDDLDGVLSFVTHYGEHRHSVEHELDGIVIKVDELALHDELGATSRAPRWAIAYKYPPEQVNTKLLDIVVSVGRTGRATPFANMKPVLVAGSVVRQATLHNQDVVKAKGVLIGDTVVLRKAGDVIPEVLGPVAELRDGSERAFVMPANCPECGTPLRPMKEGDIDLRCPNAKDCPAQVRGRVEHIGSRGALDIEALGEVTAAALTQPEVPAEPPLRTEAGLFDLTMEQLVPIELIVRDGETGLPKEDDKGEVRRRSPFRRNPSAAERREGLTGPQPSSQAVKLLEELEKAKTKELWRLLVSLNIRHVGPVAARALAGWFGSLDAIRAASREELAAVEGVGGIIADSLRDWFEVDWHREIIDRWTAAGVRFHTPGHPGPGAAAAEGGVLAGVTVVATGTLEGYSREGAQEAIMKAGGKAASSVSKKTDFVAAGPGAGSKLAKAEQLGVRIIDAAQFHLLVTEGPDALA is encoded by the coding sequence GTGACCGACGCCGACATCGAGCTGCCCGACCTGACCCTCGACGAGGCGCGGGCCGAGGCCGCGACCCTCACCGAGCAGATCCTCCGCGCTCGCGACGCGTACTACGGCGACGACGCCGCACTCGTCGACGACGCGACATACGACGGATGGCTGCACCGGCTGGAGGCGATCGAGCGTCGCCACCCGGAGCTGCAGGGGCAGGACTCGCCGACGCAGACCGTCGGCGCGGCCGACGCCAGCATGCTCGCGCCCGTCGAGCACGCCGAGCGCATGCTCAGTCTCGACAACGTCTTCTCCCTCGACGAGCTGTCGGAGTGGTGCGCGAAGACCGAGGCGTCCGCCGGGCGGTCGGTGCGCTGGCTGACCGAGCTGAAGATCGACGGCCTGGCCATCGCGCTGCGGTACGAGAACGGGGTGCTCGTCACCGCCGCCACCCGCGGCGACGGCCGCGTCGGCGAGGACGTCACCGTGAACGCCCTCCGCGTGGCGGGCATCCCGGAGCGCCTCACCGGCACCGGCCATCCGCCCCTCGTGGAGGTGCGCGGCGAGGTCTTCATCCCGGTCGCGGCGTTCGAGGAGCTGAACGCGCTCCAGGCGCGGCTGCGCGACCGGGTGCTCTCCGAGGCGACGGGTCGCGGCATGGACGAGGAGCGCGCGCAGCGCAGCGCCGACCGCCGCTTCCCCGCGTTCGCGAACCCGCGGAACGCCGCCAGCGGCGGACTCCGGCAGCAGCTGGACAAGAAGAGCGGGATGGAGCTGGAGGCCGGGCAGGCGCGCCTGGACTCGCTGCGCCTCTACGTGCACGGCATCGGCGCGTGGCCCGATCCGCCCGTGGCGTCGCAGAGCGAGGTGTACGAGCTGCTGGCGGAGTGGGGGCTCCCGACGAGCCCGTACCTGCGGACCTCCGACGACCTCGACGGCGTGCTGTCGTTCGTCACGCACTACGGCGAGCACCGGCACTCCGTCGAGCACGAGCTCGACGGCATCGTCATCAAGGTCGACGAGCTCGCCCTGCACGACGAGCTGGGCGCCACCAGCCGCGCGCCTCGGTGGGCGATCGCGTACAAGTACCCGCCGGAGCAGGTCAACACGAAGCTGCTCGACATCGTCGTCTCGGTGGGGCGCACCGGCCGCGCGACTCCGTTCGCCAACATGAAGCCCGTCCTCGTCGCGGGCAGCGTCGTGCGGCAGGCGACGCTGCACAACCAGGACGTGGTGAAGGCGAAGGGCGTGCTCATCGGAGACACGGTCGTGCTCCGGAAGGCCGGCGACGTGATCCCCGAGGTCCTGGGGCCGGTGGCCGAGCTGCGCGACGGGTCGGAGCGCGCGTTCGTGATGCCGGCGAACTGCCCCGAGTGCGGCACGCCGCTGCGCCCCATGAAGGAGGGCGACATCGACCTCCGCTGCCCGAACGCGAAGGACTGCCCCGCGCAGGTGCGCGGACGCGTGGAGCACATCGGATCGCGCGGCGCACTCGACATCGAGGCCCTGGGGGAGGTCACCGCGGCCGCGCTCACGCAGCCGGAGGTGCCCGCCGAGCCGCCGCTGCGGACGGAGGCCGGCTTGTTCGACCTCACGATGGAGCAGCTCGTCCCGATCGAGCTCATCGTGCGCGATGGCGAGACCGGACTGCCGAAGGAGGACGACAAGGGCGAGGTGCGTCGGCGCTCCCCCTTCCGGCGCAATCCCAGTGCGGCGGAGCGCCGGGAGGGGCTGACCGGGCCGCAGCCGTCGTCGCAGGCCGTGAAGCTCCTCGAAGAGCTCGAGAAGGCGAAGACGAAGGAGCTGTGGCGCCTGCTCGTCTCCCTCAACATCCGTCACGTCGGCCCCGTGGCGGCGCGGGCGCTGGCCGGATGGTTCGGGTCGCTCGACGCGATCCGCGCGGCGAGCCGCGAGGAGCTCGCAGCGGTCGAGGGAGTCGGCGGCATCATCGCCGACTCGCTGCGGGACTGGTTCGAGGTCGACTGGCATCGGGAGATCATCGACCGCTGGACCGCCGCGGGCGTGCGCTTCCACACGCCCGGCCATCCCGGACCAGGCGCGGCGGCCGCCGAAGGAGGGGTGCTCGCCGGGGTCACGGTGGTCGCCACCGGCACTCTGGAGGGGTACAGCCGCGAGGGTGCGCAGGAGGCGATCATGAAGGCCGGCGGAAAGGCGGCGTCGAGCGTGAGCAAGAAGACCGACTTCGTCGCGGCGGGGCCCGGTGCCGGCTCCAAGCTCGCGAAGGCCGAGCAGCTCGGCGTGCGGATCATCGACGCGGCGCAATTCCACCTGCTCGTGACCGAGGGGCCCGACGCGCTGGCGTGA
- the mnmA gene encoding tRNA 2-thiouridine(34) synthase MnmA, which translates to MRILAAMSGGVDSAVAAARAVDAGHDVVGVHLALSRAGGTLRTGSRGCCTIEDAMDARRVADRLGIPFYVWDFSERFRDDVIDDFLSEYRAGRTPNPCMRCNERIKFAALLERALELGFDAVCTGHYATLREGPSGLELHRSSEEAKDQSYVLGVLTAEQLAHTYFPLGTTPSKALVRAEAEERGFAVAAKPDSYDICFIPDGDTRGYLAERVGAERGAIVDRSGAVVGDHDGAHAFTVGQRRGLRLGVPADDGKPRFVLEVRPVTNTVVVGPKEALATAEIAGSRYTWAGAAPDAPERAFACDVQIRAHADPVPAVAVVRDGELVVTPEAPLDGVAPGQTAVLYAGTRVLGQCTIDRTVSAVPVDA; encoded by the coding sequence ATGCGTATTCTGGCCGCCATGAGCGGGGGAGTGGACTCCGCCGTCGCCGCCGCGCGCGCGGTCGACGCCGGGCACGACGTGGTGGGCGTGCACCTCGCGCTCTCGCGCGCGGGCGGGACCCTGCGCACCGGCAGCCGCGGCTGCTGCACCATCGAGGACGCGATGGACGCGCGCCGCGTCGCGGACCGCCTGGGCATCCCGTTCTACGTGTGGGACTTCTCCGAGCGCTTCCGCGACGACGTCATCGACGACTTCCTCAGCGAGTACCGCGCCGGGCGCACCCCCAACCCCTGCATGCGCTGCAACGAGCGGATCAAATTCGCCGCGCTCCTCGAGCGCGCCCTGGAGCTCGGCTTCGACGCCGTCTGCACCGGCCACTACGCCACGCTGCGCGAAGGGCCGAGCGGGCTCGAGCTGCATCGGTCGAGCGAGGAGGCGAAGGACCAGTCCTACGTGCTCGGCGTCCTCACCGCCGAGCAGCTTGCGCACACGTACTTCCCCCTCGGCACCACGCCGTCGAAGGCCCTCGTCCGCGCGGAGGCCGAGGAGCGCGGCTTCGCCGTGGCAGCCAAGCCCGACAGCTACGACATCTGCTTCATCCCCGACGGCGACACGCGCGGCTACCTCGCCGAGCGGGTGGGGGCCGAGCGGGGCGCGATCGTCGACCGCTCGGGCGCCGTCGTCGGCGACCACGACGGCGCGCACGCGTTCACCGTGGGCCAGCGTCGCGGCCTGCGGCTCGGCGTGCCCGCCGACGACGGCAAGCCGCGCTTCGTCCTCGAGGTGCGGCCGGTGACCAACACCGTGGTGGTGGGGCCGAAGGAGGCCCTCGCGACCGCGGAGATCGCCGGTTCGCGGTACACGTGGGCGGGCGCTGCTCCCGACGCGCCCGAGCGCGCGTTCGCGTGCGACGTGCAGATCCGCGCGCACGCCGACCCCGTGCCCGCCGTCGCGGTCGTCCGCGACGGCGAGCTCGTGGTGACGCCGGAGGCCCCCCTGGACGGCGTGGCACCCGGCCAGACGGCCGTGCTCTACGCCGGCACCCGCGTGCTGGGCCAGTGCACGATCGATCGGACCGTCAGCGCGGTGCCCGTCGACGCCTGA
- a CDS encoding cysteine desulfurase family protein has product MGAYLDHAATTPLRPEAREAWLAAGALVGNASSVHGAGQRARRALEDARERIAATLGCEPIEVVLTSGGTEAVNLALKGLWWARSAGRDAVALPDGEHHATLDAVEWLRRAEGARVTPIALDERSRIAPAAFDSALSDPRVAVATALVANNETGAVHDAPALATAAARSAVPLHLDAVAAVGHVGVGFRRWRGDAPDGAGLVALSVSGHKVGAPVGTGALVVSRTIAPQALLHGGDQQRGLRSGTQDVAGAVALATALEIAERERESEAARLTAIRNRLIGRLRAAVPELEVLGDPERTLPGTIHLHLPGATGESMLFLLDQHGISVSTGSACQAGVSEPSHVVLAMGRTEAEARQVLRISLGRTTTDADADALVAALPEAYRRLTVPGVRSGARS; this is encoded by the coding sequence GTGGGCGCGTACCTCGACCACGCCGCCACCACGCCGCTGCGTCCGGAGGCGCGCGAGGCGTGGCTCGCGGCCGGCGCGCTCGTCGGGAACGCCTCGTCGGTGCACGGCGCGGGGCAGCGCGCGCGCCGCGCGCTCGAGGACGCCCGCGAGCGGATCGCGGCGACGCTCGGCTGCGAGCCGATCGAGGTGGTGCTCACGTCGGGCGGCACGGAGGCGGTGAACCTCGCGCTCAAGGGGCTGTGGTGGGCGCGGTCGGCCGGACGCGACGCGGTCGCGCTGCCCGATGGCGAGCACCACGCCACCCTCGACGCCGTGGAGTGGCTGCGACGCGCGGAGGGCGCGCGTGTGACGCCGATCGCCCTCGACGAGCGGTCGCGGATCGCTCCCGCCGCGTTCGACTCCGCACTCTCCGACCCCCGCGTCGCGGTGGCCACCGCGCTCGTGGCCAACAACGAGACCGGCGCGGTGCACGACGCACCCGCCCTCGCCACGGCCGCCGCCCGCTCGGCCGTGCCCCTGCATCTCGACGCGGTCGCCGCCGTCGGGCACGTCGGGGTGGGCTTCCGGCGCTGGCGCGGCGACGCTCCGGATGGCGCGGGTCTGGTCGCCCTCAGCGTGTCCGGTCACAAGGTGGGGGCGCCCGTGGGCACCGGCGCGCTGGTCGTGTCGCGCACGATCGCGCCGCAGGCGCTCCTGCACGGCGGCGATCAGCAGCGCGGGCTCCGCTCCGGCACGCAGGACGTCGCCGGGGCCGTGGCGCTCGCGACCGCGCTCGAGATAGCCGAACGCGAACGCGAGAGCGAGGCGGCCCGGCTCACGGCCATTCGCAACCGCCTCATCGGGCGGCTGCGCGCGGCCGTCCCCGAGCTCGAGGTGCTCGGAGACCCGGAGCGCACGCTGCCGGGCACGATTCACCTCCACCTGCCCGGGGCGACCGGCGAGTCGATGCTGTTCCTCCTCGACCAGCACGGGATCTCCGTCTCCACGGGGTCGGCATGCCAGGCGGGAGTGAGCGAGCCGTCGCATGTCGTGCTCGCGATGGGCCGGACCGAGGCGGAGGCGCGGCAGGTGCTGCGCATCTCGCTCGGACGCACGACCACCGACGCCGACGCCGACGCGCTCGTCGCCGCGCTGCCGGAGGCGTATCGTCGGCTGACCGTGCCCGGAGTGCGCTCAGGGGCGCGCTCGTAG
- a CDS encoding tetratricopeptide repeat protein, translated as MSDVAPGAVLRGAVDLSTLKNRPATPAAPAAPTGGDAGAPRLVFDVTDATFGDVLELSKRVPVVVDLWAEWCGPCKQLSPILEKVVAEHGGRLVLAKVDVDANPQLSQAFRAQSIPMVVALVAGQPVPLFTGAVPEEQVREVFAQLLQLAAQNGVTGAVPVGQGTEQPAEEPEAPALPPLHQEAFDAIEAGDYARAADAYERALKENPRDEEAAAGLGQVRLLGRVQGADLQAARTAAAAEPQDVDAQLLVADLDVAGGHVEDAFERLLDLFAQLPGDARRPVQERLVELFGVIGANDPRVIRARGRLTSLLF; from the coding sequence ATGAGTGACGTCGCCCCCGGTGCCGTTCTGCGCGGCGCCGTCGATCTCTCGACCCTGAAGAACCGTCCCGCGACCCCTGCCGCTCCCGCCGCGCCGACGGGTGGGGACGCCGGAGCGCCGCGCCTCGTGTTCGACGTCACCGACGCGACCTTCGGCGACGTCCTCGAGCTCTCCAAGCGCGTGCCGGTCGTCGTGGACCTGTGGGCGGAGTGGTGCGGCCCCTGCAAGCAGCTGAGCCCGATCCTCGAGAAGGTCGTCGCCGAGCACGGCGGGCGCCTCGTGCTCGCCAAGGTGGACGTCGACGCGAACCCGCAGCTCTCGCAGGCGTTCCGCGCGCAGTCGATCCCCATGGTCGTGGCGCTCGTCGCCGGTCAGCCGGTGCCGCTGTTCACGGGCGCGGTGCCCGAGGAGCAGGTGCGGGAGGTCTTCGCGCAGCTCCTGCAGCTCGCCGCCCAGAACGGGGTGACCGGCGCGGTGCCGGTCGGGCAGGGCACGGAGCAGCCAGCCGAGGAGCCGGAGGCGCCCGCGCTGCCGCCGCTGCATCAGGAGGCGTTCGACGCGATCGAGGCCGGAGACTACGCCCGTGCTGCCGACGCGTACGAGCGCGCGCTCAAGGAGAACCCCCGCGACGAGGAGGCCGCCGCCGGCCTCGGCCAGGTGCGACTTCTCGGCCGCGTGCAGGGCGCCGACCTCCAGGCCGCCCGCACGGCAGCCGCGGCCGAACCGCAGGACGTGGACGCGCAGCTGCTCGTCGCCGACCTCGACGTCGCCGGTGGCCACGTCGAGGACGCGTTCGAGCGCCTGCTCGACCTCTTCGCGCAGCTGCCGGGCGACGCGCGTCGCCCCGTGCAGGAGCGCCTCGTGGAGCTCTTCGGCGTGATCGGCGCGAACGACCCGCGCGTGATCCGAGCCCGCGGGCGCCTCACCTCGCTGCTGTTCTGA